The proteins below come from a single Miscanthus floridulus cultivar M001 chromosome 1, ASM1932011v1, whole genome shotgun sequence genomic window:
- the LOC136459641 gene encoding protein RRP6-like 2, giving the protein MAPFVNTTLSLHTCDSNRALRFPLATPPARPPPPSRSAARPRASSLSSRAFLLLRSRLSARSRALPSSRDFHFYNNFPAFKSPVGPAAAKADASLGVLGAAPLLPTRQQQPFPGGGDLDDAHDWLVALNDDLLERFGASTDEFKALREKEEASGRRAAPEAGDGDGFQVS; this is encoded by the exons ATGGCGCCATTTGTAAACACAACC TTGTCACTGCACACTTGTGACAGTAACCGCGCGTTACGGTTCCCTCTCGCGACTCCGCCCGCCCGTCCGccgccgccctctcgctccgccgCCAGGCCGCGCGCCTCCTCGCTCTCGAGCCGCGCATTCCTGCTCCTCCGCTCCCGCCTCTCGGCCCGCTCCCGTGCGCTCCCCTCGTCCCGCGACTTCCACTTCTACAACAACTTCCCGGCCTTCAAATCCCCCGTCGGCCCCGCGGCCGCCAAGGCCGACGCCTCCCTCGGCGTGCTCGGCGCGGCCCCGCTTCTCCCGACGCGGCAGCAGCAGCCGTTCCCCGGGGGCGGCGACCTCGACGACGCGCACGACTGGCTCGTCGCCCTCAACGACGACCTGCTCGAGCGTTTCGGCGCCTCCACGGACGAGTTCAAGGCGCTGCGGGAGAAGGAGGAGGCCTCCGGGCGGAGGGCGGCGCCGGAGGCTGGGGACGGGGATGGGTTCCAAGTG AGTTGA
- the LOC136536877 gene encoding uncharacterized protein translates to MQPAHVWFPGHPPEPGSARAKPPSWPGSRGTPKSAVFLQPGSLRAPASSRAWRFRARGDGAKILGLPPPFPPFTAYISSLPPPPSLLLLVAPRLRRRCRGFASSRSKHTRSDFLAVIAI, encoded by the exons ATGCAGCCTGCTCATGTTTGGTTCCCTGGCCACCCTCCCGAGCCAGGCTCCGCTCGTGCAAAACCCCCCTCCTGGCCTGGCTCGCGAGGAACGCCCAAATCGGCCGTTTTTCTTCAGCCTGGCTCACTCCGTGCTCCCGCGAGCTCGCGCGCCTGGCGATTCCGTGCGCGGGGAGATGGCGCGAAGATCCTAGGGTTACCTCCCCCGTTCCCGCCATTCACCGCCTATATATCTTCCCTcccgccgcctccctctcttcttcttcttgtcgctCCTCGTCTGCGCCGCCG GTGCCGTGGATTTGCGTCCTCTCGAAGCAA GCACACCAGATCTGATTTCTTGGCTGTTATTGCG ATCTGA